The region ccacgcaGGCCCCCAGACATATCTAAcgatattaaaaaaaatgttggctTCGTTCAGGACATCTTTCTGTCTCCTATTTCACAGTGATGATGCAGTAATAGTGACAAttctctctgaccaatcagtaatCTGTAGTCTTTTCACACCACCCATTGGTGTCACCTCACTGCACATGTTCCTTGGAGTCCAGTGAAATctgcaaacacattttttttttaaattgctaaaactcatttcacaaaactctcccccattttctcaaaacactaaacacaacacacttttctaaagctacatacacaaaaccacacctcttttcaaaacacaaactgcCACACCAACACAGCTGCTCAAAGCCTGCAAAAATGTAAACACTATATGCATCATTAAACACTAcaataaaactgaaaacactatgTTCAGTGTGTGAGAATGTTCTTTTTACGTTTGTTCACAACTGCCAAAACATAGTATCTGAACAGTATCTGTTCTCAAAATATATTACTGTAGCATTCATAGATTTGTTTCATATGAAcagtatgtaaatctacagagaATACAGGATGTACACTACTGTACTGTATCACAACTCAATGCAAACACTACAGAGGATCCATTACACGCAATAGTCATTGAAGACACAGTGTTCaaggtgttatatatatatatatatatatatatatatatatatatatatatatatatatatatatatatatatatatatatatatatatatatattttttttttttccatttattgaactataccacacacacatCATTGTGCGACATCATGTTGTGAAGCTGGGTCAGGCCACAGGACCTCATCTACGTCGCAGGCATGATGGTGAGTGTTTGCCTTGCTCTCTCTCCTCGGCCTGATCCTCTCCCTCCTCTGACTCTAACTCCTCTTCCTCTGATTCTGCCTCTGTCCATTGTGGTACTGTATACATTTGGAACCTTCAGCTcactgtgcactctgaactggcttctataggtgtggtcacatcatttgcaacaagtgtctacaattctgagttatgtttaatgaatgaagccaggtgtgtacattgtgttcaggttttgctgactgtggcaagcattttgcatcacttgagCTTTAAATTGAGAATCTGAGCAGAGTTTTATGCAACTTGGGTTTTAGCAAGACAAAATTTGTTTAGATTTATGAGAAAAGGAGGACtgtgttttgtgaattgtcttcatgtgaaatgtgtttatgGTTTTGGCAAATGGGGGGCTAGTTTTAATAAATGTGTTTATAGAACTGGTCATTTAGTTTAGAGAATTtggttttgtgttttagcaatttaaaaaaaaactaatttgctttactgttacctaattgccatggttcaggccaactagatttgtaagggtaaatttaACAAATTTTCTGAAATATACtttgtttggtaaatttcattcaaaatatttggaaaggactaaTATACTTAATATTTTCACTTAGATTTACCAAGAAAATCTAAATGATTTCACAGCctttttaatttactcaatatttttaagtgtaaaatgtttaaccaaaaaaattaagtaGAGAACAGAGTCGGCACTGAAAGATCAAAAAGTGACATCACTATGAATGCTTCACCGCCACATgtcagttatccctgtggtaacttttctgacacctcctgcttaaaactcaAAGTCAGAACGATTGTGAGGCCCcgctttcacggtctgtattcaGTGAAAATCAAGACCAAGTGAGTTTTTGCCCTTCTGCTCTAGTCGAGGTTTCTGTCTTCCCCGAGTTTACCTATGTTGCTGTTTGACAGGTGCACTGCCCCAGCAAAACTCCTcacctgccactgtccccggatccataaactgaaatctgTTAAACTACTGAAACTGAAAGGAAAACGTATATCATAAACGAAATTCACATATTACGACTTACGTTTGCGAGACCTTTGTTcatgttttgtgggatattttattcactgtTGGCAGCAAAATGATTAACGGTTCACAGATTTTCACGGTTATTTGCGGGAATTTTCAAtaatggtttgcagataattcacgatttgcagcagattcacattttgggggttaacaaacACCAAGAATGTGAAGAGGAAGTACACAAATGAGAGAGAACAAGACCAAAGGCCATAGCACATTACACCAAAAGTAACACTAAAGAGACCCCGCTGTGGCACCGCTCTAAACAAAATTCCTACAAGCTTCGTGAAGACATGTTAATGGAAAGATTCATTGTTTTCGTAGTGGTGGTGTCACTTAAGAACTAGAATTTTAAATGAACTGTGACATTCTTTTGGACTTTCCCATCATTACAAGAATCATAGTTTTTGTTTTgaaaaccaaaataaataatGTAATTCCAGTTTTGTGTTTAacattgtgttctcagggtgtggACATGTCTGCTGCCAGCTGTCTGCTTTCTGAAGATCAGTTCTTGTGCTCCATCTGTTTGGATGTTTTCAACAATCCAGTTAGCACATCATGTGGACACAACTTCTGTAAAAAGTGCATCACTGAGTGCTGGGAAACACGTGGTACTTGTCAATGTCCCATTTGCAAAACAGTTTTTGACACAAGACCTGAGCTGAAGGTCAATATTTTCATCTCTGAGATGGTTGATCAGTTCAAACAGAAAGTCAGCAGCAGCTCAGAGCAACGATCTGCTGAACCAGGAGAAGTTCTCTGTGACGTCTGTCCTGAAGACAAACTGAAGGCCCTGAAGTCCTGCCTGGTGTGTCTGATGTCCTACTGTGAGACTCACCTGGACCCTCATCTGACAAGGTCAGGCCTGAAGAGACATCAGCTGATTGACCCTGTGGAGAACCTGGAAGGTAGAATGTGTGAAAAACACGACAAACTGCTGGAGCTGTTCTGCAAGAACGACCAGATGTGTGTCTGTATGCTCTGTACTATTTTAGACCACAAGTCACATGATGTTGTTCCTCTGAAAGAAAAATATGAAGGAAAGAAGGCTGAGCTGAGGAAGACGGAAGCTGAAATTCAGGAGATGATCCAGAAGAGACAACTGAAGATTCAGGAGATCAGTCAGTTGAGCTCAGccagaaaaatgcagacaaagaGAAATCAGCTGGTGTTCAGATCTTCACTGCTCTGATGGAGTCTGTTCAGAGAGGTCTGAACGAGCTCCTCAAGACCATCGAGGAGAAGCAGAAGATGACAGAGGACCAGGCTGAAGGCTTCATCACAGAGCTGGAATGTGAAATCTCTGAGCTGCAGAAGAGGAGCTCTGAGGTGGAGCAGCTCTCACAGTCTGaagaccacctccacctcctccaAGGCTTCCAGTCCCTGAACCCTGCTCCACCCACCAAGGACTGGACTGAGGTCAGAGTCCATCCACCGTCATATGAGGGGAGTGTGGTGAGAACTGTGAGTCAGCTGGAGGAGACCATCAGAAAAGACATGAAGAAAGTGAGTGAAGCTGAACTGAAGAGGGTCCAGCAGTATGCAGTGGATGTGACTCTGGATCCTGATACAGCACATCCTAAACTCATCCTGTCTGATGATGGAAAACAAGTAAAACATGGTGATGAACGGAAGAATCTCCCAGACAACCCAGAGAGATATTCAACTGGTATCTATGTTTTAGCAAAGCAGAGTTTCTCTGTAGGAAGATTTTATTTTGAGGTTCAAGTTAAAGGAAAGACTATGTGGACTTTAGGAGTGGCCAGAGAGTCCGTCAACAGGAAAGGAGACATTGAATTAAGTCCTCAGTATGGTTACTGGACAATATGCGTGAGGAATGAAAATGAGTACAGAGCTCTTTCTGGCCCTTCAATCTGTCTCTCTGTGAGGTCTCAGCCTAAGAAGGTCGGGGTGTTTGTGGATTATGAGGAGGGTCTGATCTCCTTTTATGATGTTGATGCTGCAGATCTTCTTTACTCCTTTACTGGCTGCTCCTTCACTCAGAAAATCTACCCATTTTTTAGTCCTGAACCAAATGATGGTGGCAAAAACTCTGAGCCACTGATCATACGTCATGTCAGTCCATGTAATTTAATGTAAAATGTCATGGGTTGATTGATGTCAGcacctctaaaaaaaaaaaaaaaaaatctggaatcatATTCATCAGGGGTGTAACAAGATCTTGTGACACGGTAATTCTTGGTGAGGTGAAACACAGTCTTTCTGAAGAGTGCACTGAAGAGtgcttcagcattttttttttttttttttcctgtttgtgtgCGTTTCAGTTTTTGAGGCCCAGCCAAGCACTTCTTGTTTTTGAAAATCTCTCAACTTGTCAGAAGTCATGGTGTCGTCACCCACTGCAGCTCCAAGGCAGAGTAGAGCATTAACACAATGACAAATCTGGTGACTTTTACCCtacggtcttttttttttttaagtccaacaTCTTTCACAGGGATGTTCCTGtattgctagttagcatgctaacatctccttAAAATgtcgtaaatcacttcagagttgTTATCTAGTTAGAAACAGTTTTCCAAATTgacaagtgactttttttttttcctcactaacttttacaccaaaaaaaaaaagccaatcaCACGACATTTATTCAAAACTATAGTTGTTTCTGGGCGtattccgccatcttggattattttgttcaagcaaaCAGCCATCTGCCATCACGGTGCCTTTTTACTCAAATTGGCAGTCGTGTTGCTCAGCATTtgtataaaatagacttcttgtctattttgacCCTGTCTAGCTGGCACCATTGTAACTAATTGAAATTGAATGGCAGGTTGTCGCTTGTGGCTAATGGGACTTATTACACAAAAACTGGTCAGTCACAAAGTCTTGTGCTTTGTTTCCCAAAGCGCAAGAAATGACAGAGAGGGGAAGAGAAGTATTTTTACTGACATTGTTCCTTATAGTTAAGATATATTTGGGATGGGCCCGTATTAAAACAAACTTaagttattattcatttattgtttCATTATCTTTTAATTTGATGCTGGTAGTTAACGAAGAAAGGGACGGGACTTTAAAAAAAGTTTACCCCATTTATTGGTTTTCTGCTTCAGAATATTACCTTTGCAAACTATGAAATAATTTGAGCTTCAACATTCAATCATTTGATCAAATTTGTTGATGTCTTTATAggcatattaaaggattattacccTTGCTTGAtcggtctgtacaggaaaatatcagaccgaggtgttgacagtacggacCGAGCATTAGTGAGGCCCgtccaaaaaaaaacacctcggtctgatattctcctacagactgagcaagcaaggataattaatttatataaacacgcaaacctATGGCATTGCCTGAATATGAAAACTGCTGATGGTTTTGTGCTCATAGTCAGaactgttcgcttcacctccatgaagaacttgctaacagatggtccggttgttagctggctttcagtctgttttttccaatgctgtttagatatttatggagatgttcatgtccgacttggtttttctcatcgtgtttttagcttcctggtttgtaataaATGTGATATGCGttctggaccgattgtcatggtaactgaaAATCAGCCATCAGAGCGCGTGTAGTGTTGCATCCATATAAAACTGAATATTTCATGTATAAGAGGAAATGGTTTTACTAACAGGTCGAGGGCTCTTACAAGATGTTGAAATCATAACTCACACAATGTATTTGAGTCTGACTTTTGTGCAGCTCGTGTATTTGTATCACATAAATTTAACACAACAATCAAGAATGTACTCAATTTAACATCGCTTGTGAAACACTGGTGGTGGTCTTGCTTGTGTGTAGACTGTGTTGACATTCTGTGGACACCCCTGAGTTaaaccagaatgtaaatatctggATAAAGGTAAATATATAACAAACTGAAATATTTGACAGttaacacaaaaacaaataatgttCTATACAATGCCTTACAAAAGTTGTGGCTCTTGAACTGTTACCATTTATATGTATTTCTGTTGCTAGTCGGTCATTAGAGTAAACCCAATGGTGAAAAAAATTAAGCAAACAGAGTACAGCATTCTGCCAAGCTGCACATTTGCAACACATTTGATTTTTTTCGTTTGTGCTCAGTTGTAAAATATCATATCAAATATTACTGTAAAATGTTATTCAATAAAAGGTGTGATGAAACAAGTTGTGGGGTTGAAATATTTTTGCAGGCGATGCATGCATGTTGCATCCTTGTTTGGGGCTGAACCCTCCGAAATATCCACCTCTGCTGTTGGTAGTTTTGCATGCTGCTTTCCTGAGACAGTTCTGGCAAAATATTTGGTGTTGACAAAATCTCATTGCTCAGGTCAAGTCATGTGCATCGCCACATCCAGTATGAGTACAATGGAAACACCTTGGGTgcttgatggcaaccacccaggaacaGAACCGGTTCATTCTCACCTCTGCAATGTAGCCATTTCTcaggtgacatgtgggtgtgtccttgaccttACTCAACCGCCATAGTCCTCAACAATGAGTGACCTGGATTATGGCCAGAGGAACCTGACATTCCTTCACAATCCAACTTCATTATTCCAGTACATAAAATAAAAGCTGGCAAAACTTTTCATAACGGCACACAAGGCTGCCCAAAACCTTCATCTGACTAGAAGTTCTACGTAAaactatacaaaataaacagttttatgTGTAGGTGAGCACATTACTGGTTTGTAGGTATGTGTGCATGATAAAAATAAATGCTACGCAGCAGAAAGCACAGAGGGAAGCATTTTTCCTACAAGCTGTCATGATCTATTTCTTCTTGAAAAGTGCTTCCCTCCATGTtttctgctacacacacacacacacacacacacacacgcagaggcacacctgtgcaccagTTTTGTGCACATCTGTTTATGTGGCATTTTTCCGTGAGCCGCAAACAAACAGCAATGTGACAGATGAAGCCGGTCTCACAGCAGTTTGTGATGgtattacaaaaagtacattaatctattggtttgtgacaggagcatgaaaatgGTGTGCTTTTCATCACTGGGCACAAAATCATTTCGTGACAGTACACAATTATGGTTACATTTAGGAgatagcaaaattaaaaaaaaaaaaatgtcatgaacatgaggtgctttttgtgttggggaaatgaaaaaaaattgagaCTGGACAGACAGTAAGTGGAGCATCTGCTATTTGTCCAAGTCAGGAACCACACTTTACACAGAGGGGATAATTATACGTCTAACATCCATGGAATAGTCCTGTTCGGTAAGGTGGATCACTAGTCATTTCTTTGTCAAAGGCTACAGTTTCAGATTTGAGAAAAGATGCATCACTGAATGTATTTTGCAAAACTTTCCTTGTTCAAACACTTTTAAGAAGCTAAGTAAATAAAAGCTCTTAATGTGATATAAATCTGGTGCATAGAAAGCACAGCAATTACACTTCACATATTTCAGGACTAAATATGTGGACACacacgcatgtgcacacacacacacacaccagcatgtCAACATCCACTGAAGTGCTCAAAGCACATAACTGAACCCAGTTTGCACACCATGTCGGCAAAACGTCTTTAAAAAGTGCATCACTGAACACTCCAATAACATTTTCAGCACAAGACCTGAGCTGAAGGTTAATATTTTCATCTCTGAGATGGTTGATCAGTTCAAACAAAGTCAGCAGCAGCTCAGAGCAACAATCTGCTGAACCAGAAGTTCTCTGTGACGTTTGTCCTGAAGCCAACTTGAAGGCCCTGTGAGACCCTACTGTGAGACTCACCTGGACCCTCATCTGACATCACGCCTGAAGAGACATCAGCTGATCGACCCTGTGGAGGACCCACCTGTTAACAGGCTGCCCTGTTCTGTTTTATGCAGGAAAAAACAGAGAGAGATGTTGGTTGGGTTGACATCTGAAAGACAGCACCCTCTTACAGAAGCACCCCTGAAACCAGCCCTCACTTCTGTGGATACTCTACCATGTGTCGTACCTAAGTACTACACTTCAGTAATCACAGCCAAACTAATAATATTGCAATTTGCATTTTTAATACTGACAAATAACCCCACTTTTTTTTAGGTGTCACACATTGCATCATTAAAGACCACCATGATGTTATTCCTCTGAAAGAAGAatatgacaaagagtcagagctctattgagctgagtattccattaactttaactagtgatgacttcatgactttctttgctaacaaaattttgactattagagaaaaaattactcataaccatcccaaagatgtatcgttatctttggctgctttcagtgatgccggtatttggtgagactctttctctccgattgttctgtctga is a window of Thalassophryne amazonica chromosome 17, fThaAma1.1, whole genome shotgun sequence DNA encoding:
- the LOC117529401 gene encoding LOW QUALITY PROTEIN: zinc finger protein RFP-like (The sequence of the model RefSeq protein was modified relative to this genomic sequence to represent the inferred CDS: deleted 2 bases in 1 codon) — translated: MSAASCLLSEDQFLCSICLDVFNNPVSTSCGHNFCKKCITECWETRGTCQCPICKTVFDTRPELKVNIFISEMVDQFKQKVSSSSEQRSAEPGEVLCDVCPEDKLKALKSCLVCLMSYCETHLDPHLTRSGLKRHQLIDPVENLEGRMCEKHDKLLELFCKNDQMCVCMLCTILDHKSHDVVPLKEKYEGKKAELRKTEAEIQEMIQKRQLKIQEISQELSQKNADKEKSAGVQIFTALMESVQRGLNELLKTIEEKQKMTEDQAEGFITELECEISELQKRSSEVEQLSQSEDHLHLLQGFQSLNPAPPTKDWTEVRVHPPSYEGSVVRTVSQLEETIRKDMKKVSEAELKRVQQYAVDVTLDPDTAHPKLILSDDGKQVKHGDERKNLPDNPERYSTGIYVLAKQSFSVGRFYFEVQVKGKTMWTLGVARESVNRKGDIELSPQYGYWTICVRNENEYRALSGPSICLSVRSQPKKVGVFVDYEEGLISFYDVDAADLLYSFTGCSFTQKIYPFFSPEPNDGGKNSEPLIIRHVSPCNLM